One Candidatus Nanopelagicales bacterium genomic window, TGGCCGGCTTGAAGCAGATCGTGGTGAACCCGCGCCCGACCTGGTCCGGCAGGGCCTCCAACGCAGTCGCGATGTCGGCGACGTCGTCCGCCTCGTGGAACGTGCCCCTGATCCCGCCGACCAGCTCGAGCTCGGCCATGCTCCGCCCCGCCGCCGCCATCCCTCCAGCGAGCTCGGCCAGGTCCTGGTCGGACAGCGGGCCGAAGGGGTTGAGCCCGGACCCGTAGCGCACGATGCGCCGGACCAGGGGCGGGTGCATGCCCTGGCCGCCGAACCACAGCACCGGCCCGGTCGGGCGGAAGGCCCCCGGTTCCAGCCACACGTCGTCGAACCGGAAGTAGTGGCCCTGATGCTGGATGGGGTACGGCCCCCAGGCCCGGGAGAGGACCTCCAGCTGCTCGTCGAGGATTCGCCCACGCTCCCCGAACGGGACGCCGAGGGCGTCGTACTCGTCGCGGTGCCAGGACACCGTCGGCAGGACGACCAACCGTCCCTCGCAGAGCAGGTCGAGGGTGCCGAGCTC contains:
- a CDS encoding LLM class flavin-dependent oxidoreductase, with protein sequence MSRVRLLMVLTENHAILDPHDVRGLVRMAVAAEDACIDGVMLSEHVVLGPSSGSAGRMLNERDYAAPGNQDPATPWPSSLVVLSAIAQATTRLRLVAGAIIAPLRHPLLLAKELGTLDLLCEGRLVVLPTVSWHRDEYDALGVPFGERGRILDEQLEVLSRAWGPYPIQHQGHYFRFDDVWLEPGAFRPTGPVLWFGGQGMHPPLVRRIVRYGSGLNPFGPLSDQDLAELAGGMAAAGRSMAELELVGGIRGTFHEADDVADIATALEALPDQVGRGFTTICFKPAMFVRDARDVEGFCRDLVARVDRLLA